From Chloroflexota bacterium, a single genomic window includes:
- a CDS encoding DUF3048 domain-containing protein: MRLSLLFISLLLLTACVGLAIPPAAPPTFVVAIPISAATSTPAPPTATPPNHLTTQQPTPTPSPTLTATATLTPPGQLGPLSFPPDVNPLTGEVVADPNVLNRRPLAIKISNFPDCVRPQSGLSLADLVFEHYAEGGSTRFTAIFYGHDAPRVGSVRSARLIDLEIPAMYSSLFAFSGASDGVLKRLKEADFKDWIISPEFEPGHHAFYRVPKETLTANCQLLEHTLFTSTDSLWADAAAKGINTRPALTGTVFNAGPQPGGQPANTLSLAYTAAYIRWSYSPEAGRYFRYVGGFSHMDALTDQQLTAANVVVLFAHHQTTDILEDKVGYDPRTGRGGNYSLEIQLWGTGPALVYRDGQVYSTTWLRQDRFGVIGLVDSNGQLFPLKPGPTWFQLVNLDSPLTQPESDSWSLAPSRPTPMP; encoded by the coding sequence ATGCGCCTCTCTCTTCTCTTCATCTCTCTTCTCCTCCTCACCGCCTGCGTCGGCCTCGCCATCCCGCCCGCCGCGCCCCCTACCTTCGTCGTCGCCATTCCCATCTCAGCCGCTACCAGCACCCCGGCGCCGCCAACCGCCACTCCACCTAACCACCTAACCACCCAACAACCAACGCCTACACCCTCACCAACTCTAACCGCTACCGCGACTCTAACTCCTCCCGGCCAACTCGGCCCCCTCAGCTTCCCGCCCGACGTCAACCCGCTCACTGGCGAAGTGGTGGCCGATCCGAACGTGCTCAACCGCAGACCGCTGGCGATCAAAATTTCAAACTTCCCCGATTGTGTGCGGCCACAATCCGGGCTGTCGCTGGCCGACCTCGTCTTCGAGCATTACGCCGAAGGCGGCTCCACCCGCTTCACCGCCATCTTCTACGGCCACGACGCGCCCAGAGTCGGCTCGGTGCGCTCGGCCCGGCTCATTGACCTTGAAATTCCGGCCATGTACTCATCGCTCTTCGCCTTCTCCGGCGCGAGCGACGGCGTCCTCAAGCGCCTCAAAGAAGCCGACTTCAAAGACTGGATCATCTCGCCCGAATTCGAGCCGGGCCACCACGCCTTCTACCGTGTGCCAAAAGAAACCCTGACCGCCAATTGCCAACTGCTCGAACACACCCTCTTCACCAGTACCGATAGTTTATGGGCCGATGCGGCAGCCAAAGGCATCAACACCCGCCCGGCCCTCACCGGCACGGTCTTCAACGCCGGGCCGCAACCGGGCGGACAGCCCGCCAACACCCTCTCGCTGGCCTACACCGCCGCTTACATCCGCTGGAGCTACAGCCCCGAAGCCGGGCGCTACTTCCGTTACGTCGGCGGCTTCAGCCACATGGACGCCCTCACCGACCAGCAACTCACCGCCGCCAACGTCGTCGTCCTCTTCGCCCACCACCAGACCACCGACATCCTCGAAGACAAAGTGGGCTACGACCCGCGCACCGGCAGGGGCGGCAACTACTCGCTTGAGATTCAATTGTGGGGAACTGGCCCGGCGCTGGTGTATCGTGACGGGCAGGTGTATTCGACGACGTGGCTTAGGCAGGATCGATTCGGCGTGATTGGTTTAGTGGACTCAAACGGGCAACTCTTTCCCCTCAAGCCCGGCCCCACCTGGTTTCAACTCGTCAACCTGGACTCGCCCCTCACCCAGCCCGAATCCGACTCGTGGAGTTTGGCTCCCTCTCGGCCCACGCCCATGCCGTGA
- a CDS encoding DUF3048 domain-containing protein: MQKRLPTTLLLITFLLIACSGQPTVQPAPSALPPVGVTLIVPTANPLTRTTEPPNNPTTQPTSVPETVIGPETYPAGINPLTGLPADPVALNRRPLAIKISNFPRYVRPQFGLSLADAVFEHYAEGGTTRFTAIFLGNDADKVGPIRSARLIDTVIPEMFGASLVASGSSAGVIHRLSFKDWFNTIIAEASGYQCPPLCRESEDTNSLYASTASLHQVLQAKGLDVPQPFRGVAYLNTPPAGGAPVTSLRVEFSGEAFVEWRYNDFTGHYERWGDDTPPPATDTAGTPIFQAPITNPHVDAITNQPITTNNIVVLFVNHVVDFSIPEDFDNDGFTGHFSTEVQLWGSNPAWLLRDGQAYQLTWVRQDKGMVGLVDSANQIVPLKPGNTWYEVVGLTSDRLTDGVSWLVRHKSPKDKGEIPGVPTPTPTLEGATPEVPTETPTP; encoded by the coding sequence ATGCAAAAGCGTTTACCAACAACCCTTTTACTAATAACTTTTCTTCTCATCGCTTGTAGCGGCCAACCAACGGTTCAGCCGGCTCCGTCTGCGTTACCCCCTGTTGGCGTCACCCTCATCGTGCCCACCGCCAACCCGCTGACGCGAACCACCGAACCACCTAACAACCCAACCACCCAACCAACATCCGTTCCCGAAACCGTCATCGGCCCCGAAACTTACCCGGCCGGCATCAACCCGCTTACCGGCCTCCCCGCCGACCCGGTTGCCCTCAACCGGCGGCCACTGGCGATCAAAATCTCTAACTTCCCGCGTTACGTTCGGCCACAGTTCGGCCTCTCGCTGGCCGACGCCGTCTTTGAGCATTACGCCGAAGGCGGCACGACGCGCTTCACGGCGATCTTTTTGGGCAATGACGCCGACAAGGTCGGCCCTATTCGCTCGGCCCGGCTCATTGACACCGTCATCCCCGAAATGTTCGGCGCGTCGCTGGTCGCCTCCGGAAGTTCGGCGGGCGTGATCCACCGCCTCAGCTTCAAGGACTGGTTCAACACCATCATCGCCGAAGCCAGCGGTTACCAGTGTCCGCCGCTGTGCCGCGAGAGCGAAGACACCAACTCGCTCTACGCCAGCACCGCTTCTCTGCATCAAGTCTTGCAAGCGAAGGGGCTGGACGTGCCGCAGCCGTTTCGCGGCGTGGCCTACCTCAACACGCCGCCTGCTGGCGGAGCGCCGGTGACTTCATTGCGGGTCGAATTCAGCGGCGAGGCTTTTGTCGAGTGGCGATACAACGACTTCACCGGCCACTACGAGCGTTGGGGAGACGATACACCCCCGCCCGCCACCGACACGGCGGGAACCCCGATCTTCCAAGCCCCCATCACCAACCCTCACGTTGACGCAATCACCAATCAACCAATAACCACTAACAATATTGTCGTATTGTTCGTAAATCATGTTGTTGATTTCAGCATCCCCGAAGATTTTGACAACGACGGCTTCACCGGCCACTTCAGCACCGAAGTGCAGTTGTGGGGCAGCAACCCGGCCTGGCTTCTGCGCGACGGGCAGGCCTATCAGTTGACGTGGGTGCGGCAGGACAAAGGCATGGTCGGCCTGGTGGACTCGGCCAATCAAATCGTGCCCCTCAAACCCGGCAACACCTGGTACGAAGTTGTCGGCCTCACGAGCGACCGGTTGACCGACGGCGTAAGCTGGCTGGTGCGCCACAAGTCGCCGAAGGACAAAGGCGAAATTCCCGGTGTGCCCACGCCGACGCCCACGCTCGAAGGTGCGACGCCGGAAGTGCCGACGGAGACGCCGACGCCGTGA
- a CDS encoding GAF domain-containing protein, translating to MTFNELMGAKEFTRWQSEQQRAFIEAQQHMAATVGATLELPEVAARVLDLTVRFIPCDTATLFLRYGDEMRVGAVYGLPAELIGLELNLGGPLLDEMLTTHAPVWLADAQADPGFVRTPHSDHIRGWLAAPLVIGERVTGQLSLDSAEKDRFSADDAHLLGLLARQAALALENAQLYAEATRRLQHMAILNEIASAVVSTPDFDEAVRRLVFAVKQSLNYEILNLYIRPNESGDWSLYASHTNSPGQSPLAWEAGVAAQAVALGRPVKLDDVPPHEAANPSEVRSQLCVPVHSDERVIGLIDAQSHRPAAFTNEDVHVLSIVAGQLAGALQNARLYAAERRRTEELQALLDVAETMSSSLNLPDMLKTASMRAVQVCRVDTCLVLLVTDDGEHLQLAGSALAVEPEPPPAWEALGDVLKQNTLPSFPRTNQALLAGRPVVFEVNDQAGPLTRFLSTHLQLHRLLLAPLRISDRSVGLMMLGNYEGRPEFDERQINLAAAIGLQLGVAVENAHLYARSRETVRDLSESISQLRQMQAQLIQSAKLAAVGQLAAGVAHEINNPLTTVSGFSELILRDLPKDSPIREDLMLILREGQRARNVVRRLLDFARQSEPHRDPSDLNEAVAETVMLMSHNASNQGILISETYEPDLPWAMLDANQFKQVVLNLLNNAVQAMPKGGQLTVTTGAEVREQAQGVWFKVADTGQGIPPQNLERIFEPFFTTKPPGVGTGLGLAVSYGIVNEHGGTIEVESTMGKGTAFTVWIPCNC from the coding sequence ATGACCTTCAACGAGTTGATGGGCGCCAAGGAGTTCACCCGCTGGCAGAGCGAGCAACAGCGGGCTTTCATCGAGGCCCAGCAACACATGGCGGCCACGGTCGGGGCCACCCTCGAACTGCCTGAGGTTGCCGCCCGCGTTCTCGATCTGACCGTCCGCTTCATTCCGTGCGACACGGCCACGCTCTTTCTGCGCTACGGCGATGAAATGCGGGTGGGCGCGGTCTACGGCCTCCCCGCCGAGTTGATCGGTCTGGAGTTGAATTTGGGCGGGCCACTGCTCGACGAAATGCTGACCACTCACGCCCCGGTCTGGCTGGCCGACGCTCAGGCCGACCCGGGTTTTGTGCGCACGCCGCATTCAGATCATATTCGCGGCTGGCTGGCCGCGCCGCTCGTTATCGGTGAGCGCGTTACCGGGCAACTCTCGCTCGACTCCGCCGAAAAGGATCGCTTCAGTGCCGACGACGCTCACCTGCTTGGCCTGCTGGCCCGGCAGGCGGCGCTGGCCCTTGAGAACGCCCAGCTTTACGCCGAAGCCACGCGCCGTTTGCAACACATGGCGATCCTCAACGAGATCGCCAGCGCAGTCGTCTCCACGCCGGACTTCGACGAAGCCGTGCGGCGGCTGGTGTTTGCCGTCAAGCAATCGCTCAACTACGAGATTCTCAATTTATACATTCGCCCTAACGAGTCAGGTGACTGGTCGCTTTACGCCTCGCACACCAACTCGCCGGGGCAGTCGCCGTTGGCGTGGGAGGCCGGGGTGGCCGCTCAGGCCGTGGCCCTGGGCCGCCCGGTGAAGTTAGACGACGTTCCCCCACATGAGGCGGCCAACCCTTCCGAAGTCCGGTCGCAGTTATGTGTGCCTGTCCACAGCGACGAGCGCGTGATCGGCCTCATTGATGCGCAAAGTCATCGTCCCGCCGCCTTCACCAACGAAGACGTTCACGTATTGAGCATCGTGGCCGGGCAGTTGGCCGGCGCGCTCCAGAATGCGCGCCTGTACGCCGCCGAGCGCCGCCGCACCGAGGAGCTTCAGGCTCTGCTCGACGTGGCCGAAACCATGTCGTCGTCGCTCAACCTGCCGGACATGCTCAAGACCGCCTCCATGCGCGCCGTGCAGGTTTGCCGGGTGGACACCTGCCTGGTTCTGCTGGTGACGGATGACGGCGAACACTTGCAGTTGGCCGGCAGCGCCCTGGCCGTTGAACCCGAGCCGCCGCCCGCGTGGGAAGCTTTGGGTGACGTCTTGAAGCAGAATACCTTGCCAAGTTTTCCGCGAACCAACCAGGCCTTGCTGGCCGGGCGGCCAGTCGTGTTTGAAGTGAATGATCAAGCCGGGCCGCTCACCCGCTTCCTATCCACGCACTTGCAATTGCATCGCCTGCTTCTGGCCCCGCTCAGAATTTCGGATCGCTCGGTGGGGCTAATGATGCTGGGCAACTACGAAGGGCGGCCCGAGTTCGACGAGCGGCAGATCAACCTGGCGGCGGCTATTGGCTTGCAGTTGGGCGTGGCCGTGGAGAATGCTCACCTGTACGCCCGAAGCCGCGAAACCGTGCGCGACCTTTCCGAGAGCATTTCGCAGTTGCGGCAGATGCAGGCTCAACTGATTCAGTCGGCCAAGCTGGCCGCTGTCGGTCAACTGGCGGCGGGCGTGGCCCACGAGATCAACAACCCGCTCACCACCGTCTCCGGCTTCAGCGAGTTGATCCTGCGCGACTTGCCCAAAGACAGCCCCATCCGCGAAGATTTGATGTTGATTCTGCGCGAGGGCCAGCGGGCGCGCAATGTCGTCCGCCGCCTGCTCGACTTTGCCCGCCAGTCCGAGCCGCACCGCGACCCCAGCGACCTGAACGAAGCCGTGGCCGAGACGGTGATGCTCATGAGCCACAACGCCAGCAATCAGGGAATCCTGATCAGCGAAACTTACGAACCGGATTTGCCCTGGGCGATGTTGGACGCCAATCAGTTCAAGCAAGTGGTGCTGAACTTGCTCAACAACGCCGTGCAGGCCATGCCCAAAGGCGGCCAGCTTACGGTGACAACCGGCGCTGAGGTGCGTGAGCAAGCGCAGGGTGTGTGGTTCAAGGTGGCCGACACCGGGCAGGGCATCCCGCCGCAAAATTTGGAGCGCATCTTCGAGCCGTTCTTCACCACCAAGCCGCCGGGCGTGGGCACCGGCCTGGGCCTGGCAGTGAGCTACGGCATTGTGAACGAGCACGGCGGCACGATTGAAGTGGAAAGCACAATGGGCAAGGGCACGGCGTTTACGGTGTGGATTCCGTGCAATTGCTGA
- a CDS encoding DMT family transporter, with protein MDSSAARLHARNGIVAALFSATVLGLAPIFGKLALREGMDPLALVLLRTVSAAIILWVIFLLFGRKYIFIYPVGFIACAVAGIINGIGSLFFYSGLAMLDASLAQLLYSINPIILVFLLRLDGQPISRITFVRMILAVPAVYLLTSNTEHVGQLQGVVFMLIGAAAYALHLAITQRTLRDMPSQTVTLYTLSVMAITVAPWGLWAIWTGTPLAEASDVAWAGVIGLTLATAMSRLSLFVGVKRLGGMQAALLGLSELLVSLISALIFFNEQLTITQWSGAIILIVSVGLIGREPDLASHYVSYGWLGWMYGLFERLHPQPEPPPLRSKKATK; from the coding sequence ATGGACTCCTCAGCGGCCCGCCTTCACGCCCGCAACGGCATCGTCGCCGCTCTGTTCTCGGCCACCGTGCTCGGCCTGGCGCCTATCTTCGGCAAGCTGGCTCTGCGCGAGGGCATGGATCCGCTGGCGCTGGTTCTGCTTCGCACCGTTTCGGCGGCCATCATCCTGTGGGTCATCTTTCTGCTTTTTGGCCGCAAGTACATCTTCATCTACCCGGTCGGCTTCATTGCCTGCGCCGTGGCCGGGATTATCAATGGCATTGGATCGCTGTTTTTCTACAGTGGTCTGGCCATGCTCGACGCTTCGCTGGCCCAACTGCTCTACAGCATCAACCCCATCATTCTGGTTTTTCTGCTACGGTTGGACGGCCAGCCGATTTCGCGGATCACTTTTGTGCGCATGATTCTGGCTGTGCCCGCCGTTTACCTCCTCACCAGCAACACCGAGCACGTCGGCCAGCTTCAGGGGGTGGTGTTCATGTTGATCGGGGCGGCGGCTTATGCCCTGCACCTGGCCATTACTCAGCGCACGCTCCGCGACATGCCGTCGCAAACCGTGACGCTTTACACCTTGAGCGTCATGGCCATCACAGTCGCGCCCTGGGGTCTGTGGGCCATTTGGACAGGCACGCCGCTGGCCGAGGCGTCAGACGTGGCCTGGGCCGGCGTGATCGGCCTGACCCTGGCGACAGCTATGTCGCGGTTGTCGTTGTTTGTAGGGGTCAAACGGCTGGGCGGCATGCAGGCCGCGTTGCTGGGATTGAGCGAATTGCTGGTGTCGCTGATCAGCGCCCTGATCTTCTTCAACGAGCAGTTGACGATCACCCAGTGGTCGGGCGCCATCATCCTGATTGTCAGTGTGGGGCTGATTGGCCGCGAGCCGGATTTGGCATCACATTACGTGTCTTACGGCTGGCTGGGCTGGATGTATGGTCTGTTCGAGCGCCTGCACCCGCAACCTGAACCGCCGCCGTTGCGTTCCAAGAAGGCAACAAAGTAA
- a CDS encoding response regulator transcription factor, protein MTAPKVLVVDDEKAMRLSLSEIIRLDGCEVQAAASGEEALQLLSTNSFDLMLLDLKMPGMDGIRVLAETHRLSPQTVIILLTAHGTLDTAMQAIENQAFAYLLKPSAPDVIIDKVRRGLARRMEMSHKDQLINQIEQNLKELRTEVSPASAAPGPDSKPKLASGGGIVLDLSRREATVGGKSLHLTPTEFRLLTALMTRPDEVLTAQQLVREAQGYQADEREAREIIRPTISRLRSKLAQYPHSAKCLVSVRGQGYMFSERGG, encoded by the coding sequence ATGACTGCTCCCAAAGTGCTGGTTGTAGACGACGAAAAAGCGATGCGCCTCTCACTCAGCGAAATCATCCGCCTCGACGGTTGTGAGGTGCAGGCCGCCGCTTCGGGCGAAGAGGCCCTGCAGTTGCTCTCCACCAACTCCTTCGACTTGATGTTGCTCGACCTCAAAATGCCCGGCATGGACGGAATCCGGGTGCTGGCCGAAACGCACCGCCTCTCGCCCCAAACCGTCATCATCCTGCTCACCGCTCATGGCACGCTCGACACGGCCATGCAGGCCATCGAGAACCAGGCCTTTGCCTACCTGCTCAAGCCGTCCGCGCCCGACGTGATCATTGACAAAGTGCGGCGCGGGCTGGCCCGGCGTATGGAAATGTCGCACAAGGATCAACTGATCAACCAGATCGAGCAGAACTTGAAAGAACTACGGACGGAAGTATCCCCCGCCTCGGCGGCCCCCGGCCCGGACTCCAAACCCAAACTGGCCAGCGGCGGCGGCATCGTCCTTGACCTCAGCCGGCGCGAGGCCACGGTGGGTGGCAAGAGTCTGCATCTCACCCCCACCGAGTTCCGCCTGCTCACCGCTCTCATGACCCGCCCCGACGAAGTGCTCACCGCTCAACAACTGGTGCGTGAGGCCCAGGGCTACCAGGCCGACGAGCGCGAAGCGCGCGAGATCATCCGGCCCACCATCAGCCGTCTGCGCTCCAAGCTGGCGCAGTACCCGCATAGCGCCAAGTGTCTGGTGAGCGTGCGCGGGCAGGGGTATATGTTTTCGGAACGAGGGGGATAA
- a CDS encoding response regulator: MPDRILIVDDDLGVATLCERLLKLADYDVESAHRPHDALRMLQARRYDLMLLDIRLPDMNGFELLQLARERDPELAIVIITGHGTVDTAVEALQHGAEGLVLKPFESGDKLVQSVRDALSKSRQASEAARSRALRPLFEVSQLLLAEVDTQRLQNLIVSLVQGRFGASCAALYVVDGEALQMAASQGFPAEYPQIARVGPNAGLPGRAVAWSLPLWVTIEMPGDPSLLRDLQLARLNSALCAPLTRRGQPTGVIVVGKSAEAGAFREGDLELLTILAGQAAAAMENARLYAELREYVRRIEESQQQLVQAEKLAALGRLVGSIAHEVNNPLQAIQNCLHLAAHTGLPEEKRSDYHQLAAEEVDRLIQTVRQMLDFYRPGTIDFTPANLNSLLDEVLALAAKQLRDNQIKVEKNYDSTLPAVPVVRNSLKQVFLNLLLNASEVMPGGGCLTLQTGLAHDGPGGLAQVSFTDTGPGIPIEDQVKLFEPFFTTKDRGTGLGLAVSYTIVEAHRGRIEVDSTLGAGATFTVYLPLERETK; encoded by the coding sequence ATGCCAGATCGAATCCTCATCGTTGACGACGACTTGGGCGTAGCAACCCTCTGCGAGCGGCTGTTGAAGCTGGCCGACTACGACGTGGAGAGCGCCCATCGCCCGCATGATGCTTTGCGTATGTTGCAGGCGCGGCGCTACGATTTGATGTTGCTCGACATCCGCTTGCCGGACATGAACGGCTTCGAGTTGTTGCAGTTGGCCCGCGAGCGCGACCCGGAACTGGCCATCGTCATCATCACCGGCCACGGCACGGTGGACACTGCCGTCGAAGCCCTCCAGCACGGCGCGGAAGGCCTGGTGCTCAAACCCTTCGAGTCCGGCGACAAGCTGGTGCAGAGCGTGCGCGATGCCCTGTCCAAGAGCCGGCAAGCCAGCGAGGCCGCCCGCTCGCGCGCCCTGCGCCCGCTCTTTGAGGTCAGCCAACTGTTGTTGGCCGAAGTGGACACGCAACGCCTGCAAAACCTGATCGTCTCGCTGGTGCAAGGCCGCTTCGGCGCTTCGTGCGCCGCGTTGTACGTCGTTGACGGCGAGGCCTTACAAATGGCGGCCAGCCAGGGGTTCCCCGCCGAGTATCCGCAAATAGCCAGAGTCGGCCCCAACGCCGGCTTGCCGGGCCGGGCCGTCGCCTGGTCACTGCCGCTGTGGGTCACCATCGAAATGCCGGGCGACCCGTCACTCCTGCGCGACTTGCAACTGGCCCGCCTCAACTCGGCTTTGTGCGCGCCGCTCACCCGTCGCGGCCAACCTACGGGCGTCATCGTCGTCGGCAAGTCGGCGGAGGCGGGAGCGTTTCGCGAAGGCGATCTTGAACTGCTCACCATTCTCGCCGGGCAGGCGGCGGCGGCGATGGAGAACGCCCGCCTGTACGCCGAACTGCGCGAGTACGTGCGCCGCATCGAAGAGTCGCAACAACAACTGGTGCAGGCCGAGAAGCTGGCGGCGCTGGGGCGGCTGGTCGGCTCCATCGCCCACGAAGTCAACAACCCCTTGCAAGCCATCCAAAATTGTTTGCATCTGGCGGCGCACACCGGCCTGCCCGAAGAGAAGCGCAGTGACTATCATCAACTGGCGGCTGAGGAAGTGGATCGCCTGATTCAAACCGTGCGCCAGATGCTCGACTTCTACCGGCCCGGCACGATTGACTTCACCCCGGCCAATCTCAACAGCCTGCTCGACGAAGTGCTGGCCCTGGCCGCCAAGCAACTGCGCGACAACCAGATCAAGGTGGAGAAGAACTACGACTCGACCCTGCCCGCCGTGCCGGTCGTCCGCAACAGCCTCAAGCAGGTCTTCCTGAATCTTCTGCTCAACGCCAGCGAAGTGATGCCCGGTGGCGGATGCCTGACTTTGCAGACAGGCCTGGCCCATGATGGGCCGGGCGGCCTGGCCCAGGTGTCGTTCACCGACACCGGCCCCGGCATCCCCATTGAAGATCAGGTCAAACTGTTCGAGCCGTTCTTCACTACTAAAGATCGGGGCACTGGCCTGGGGCTGGCCGTCAGTTATACTATTGTCGAAGCGCACCGGGGCCGAATTGAGGTGGACAGCACGCTCGGTGCCGGGGCCACATTTACTGTTTATTTGCCGTTGGAAAGGGAAACGAAATGA
- a CDS encoding HEPN domain-containing protein has translation MTSQFADEIAANVERAEQSIKAAQQLASNSFYDFAASRAYYAAFYAATAVLLHEGLEFSKHSGVIASIHQRFVKTGKLDKEQGKALNWLFELRSVGDYGGTAHVSRQEVEQAIEAAERFLEAVKPLLQ, from the coding sequence GTGACTTCGCAATTTGCCGACGAAATCGCGGCTAATGTTGAACGGGCTGAGCAGTCCATCAAGGCCGCGCAACAATTGGCCTCAAACAGTTTCTACGACTTTGCGGCTTCACGAGCGTATTATGCGGCTTTCTATGCCGCGACCGCCGTTTTGTTGCACGAAGGGCTGGAATTTAGCAAGCACAGTGGTGTCATTGCTTCGATTCATCAAAGATTCGTCAAGACAGGCAAACTGGATAAAGAACAAGGCAAGGCTCTGAACTGGCTTTTTGAACTGCGAAGCGTGGGTGATTACGGGGGCACAGCACATGTGTCTCGCCAGGAAGTAGAGCAAGCGATTGAAGCCGCTGAGAGGTTTCTGGAAGCCGTAAAACCTTTGCTTCAATAG
- a CDS encoding nucleotidyltransferase domain-containing protein, whose protein sequence is MTVPETLKRCKTVLESSYKSQFKGLILYGSMARNQASATSDIDLLVLLNQPFDYFRELRAIIELLYPIQLETDQLISAKPAPWDDFERGVIQLYRNAKREGVPV, encoded by the coding sequence ATGACAGTTCCAGAAACTCTCAAGAGATGCAAAACAGTCCTTGAAAGCAGTTATAAATCGCAGTTCAAGGGGCTGATTCTGTACGGGTCAATGGCCCGTAACCAAGCCAGTGCGACCAGCGACATTGACCTGCTCGTTTTGCTAAACCAACCCTTTGACTACTTCCGGGAACTCCGCGCGATCATTGAACTACTATATCCCATCCAATTGGAAACCGACCAGCTGATTTCGGCCAAGCCTGCTCCCTGGGACGATTTTGAGCGCGGGGTCATCCAACTCTATCGCAACGCCAAGCGAGAAGGAGTGCCGGTGTGA
- a CDS encoding pyridoxal-phosphate dependent enzyme, translating into MVNFTLECIDCGHRSPSGGAGGKCQRCGGEWQEARYDYATLGPSLSAMLANRQFNLWRYQDLLPLRNPSNIVTLGEGGTPLFHGYNLSLMLGRPYIYVKDERQGPTGSFKDRQAALAISAMKENGITEAVVSSTGNVAISYSAYCARAGIKLWAFLTSMVPPDKMREVALYGTQVVKVTGTYDRAKELAGEFARQRNLYFDRGARNIASVESMKTLSFEVAEQLTRLLGVTPARQPNGSTAAPWRAPDWYIQSVSGGLGPLGVAKGFWELKQMGLIDKMPKLGVIQAEGCAPMVNSFHAGLEVAEPVIVPRTHIATLSTGQPGRVYTLLRQHILKYGGTMESVSDQEAFRAMHVSAKMEGLAIEPASAVAFAGLFKMVRAGLIAPDDVVVINATGHTIPVEREVLGDDWAKVLSGEATEATPRPQAEGLVAALERLDERVRRIAIIEDSPDAARLIRRILQARGNYTIDEANNGAAGLALVRQNLPDLIMLDLMMPEMDGFQMLDHLRADEATRKIPVIVITAKELTREDRERLSGQVEGLLQKGSFMDEDLLSEMTEALN; encoded by the coding sequence ATGGTTAACTTCACTCTCGAATGTATTGATTGCGGTCATCGTTCACCGTCGGGCGGCGCGGGCGGCAAGTGCCAGCGCTGTGGCGGCGAGTGGCAGGAGGCGCGGTACGATTACGCCACCCTCGGCCCCAGCCTGAGCGCCATGCTGGCCAACCGCCAGTTCAACCTGTGGCGCTATCAGGACTTGTTGCCCCTGCGCAACCCGTCGAACATTGTCACCCTGGGTGAAGGCGGCACCCCTCTCTTCCACGGCTACAACCTGAGTCTCATGCTGGGCCGCCCCTACATTTACGTCAAAGACGAGCGGCAGGGGCCGACCGGCTCGTTCAAAGACCGGCAGGCGGCGCTGGCCATCTCGGCCATGAAAGAAAACGGCATTACCGAAGCCGTCGTCTCGTCCACCGGCAATGTCGCCATTTCGTATTCTGCTTACTGCGCCCGGGCCGGGATCAAACTGTGGGCCTTCCTCACCAGCATGGTTCCGCCCGACAAAATGCGCGAGGTGGCGCTTTACGGCACTCAAGTTGTCAAAGTCACCGGAACCTACGACCGGGCTAAAGAACTGGCCGGAGAGTTTGCCCGCCAGCGCAACCTGTACTTCGACCGGGGCGCGCGCAACATTGCCTCGGTGGAGAGCATGAAGACTCTCTCGTTTGAAGTGGCCGAGCAACTCACCCGCCTGTTGGGCGTGACTCCGGCCCGCCAGCCCAACGGTTCAACCGCCGCCCCGTGGCGAGCGCCCGACTGGTACATCCAGTCGGTGAGCGGCGGGCTGGGGCCGCTAGGCGTGGCTAAAGGTTTTTGGGAACTCAAGCAGATGGGGTTGATTGACAAGATGCCGAAGCTGGGCGTCATTCAGGCCGAAGGTTGCGCGCCGATGGTCAACTCCTTCCATGCCGGGCTGGAGGTGGCCGAGCCGGTGATCGTGCCGCGCACTCACATTGCCACCCTCTCCACCGGCCAGCCGGGGCGCGTTTACACCCTGCTCCGCCAGCACATTTTGAAATACGGCGGCACGATGGAAAGTGTGAGCGACCAGGAAGCATTCCGGGCGATGCACGTGTCGGCTAAAATGGAAGGGCTGGCGATTGAACCGGCCAGCGCCGTGGCCTTCGCCGGGCTGTTCAAGATGGTGCGGGCCGGGTTGATCGCTCCAGACGACGTGGTGGTGATCAACGCCACCGGCCACACGATTCCGGTGGAGCGCGAAGTGCTGGGCGACGACTGGGCCAAGGTGCTCTCCGGCGAGGCGACGGAAGCCACTCCCCGGCCCCAGGCCGAGGGCCTGGTGGCGGCTCTGGAACGGCTCGACGAGCGCGTGCGCCGCATCGCCATTATCGAAGACAGCCCCGACGCCGCCCGCCTCATCCGCCGCATTTTGCAAGCGCGCGGCAACTACACCATTGACGAAGCCAACAACGGGGCCGCCGGTCTGGCCCTCGTCCGCCAGAACCTGCCCGACCTGATCATGCTCGACCTGATGATGCCGGAGATGGACGGTTTTCAGATGCTCGATCATTTGCGGGCCGACGAGGCCACCCGCAAGATTCCCGTCATCGTCATCACCGCCAAAGAGTTGACTCGCGAAGATCGTGAACGGCTGAGCGGCCAGGTGGAAGGGCTGTTGCAAAAAGGTTCGTTCATGGACGAAGACCTGCTCTCTGAGATGACTGAAGCCTTGAACTGA